A segment of the Romboutsia sp. 13368 genome:
TTTAAATATAATTTAGCAGTATTAATAACATCACTGTTTTCACTTGATNNNNNNNTACTTATAAATAATTYTCCAAATAAGATAAGTATAATACCAGAAGCAATACCTATACATATATTAATTATAGTACATTTTTTTACACCTTCTTTAATACGTTCAATATTTCCAGCACCAAGGTTTTGAGCACAATATGTTGCCATAGTTAAACCAAATGTAACACTAGGTTGCATTACAAGCTGTTCAACCTTAGATGCAGCAGTATGTGCAGCAACAACACTAGAACCAAAGGAATTTATTGCACTTTGAAGTATCATTATACCAACAGCAGTTATTGAAAATTGTAAGGCCATAGGGATACCTATTCTTAAATGTTCTTTGAAATACTTAGTTCCAGATTTGAAATGATTTTTATTTAACTTAAGGATTGGGAATTTTTTAGCAGTATATATTAAACATAGAAAACCAGATGTTCCTTGAGAAATGACAGTAGCATATGCAGCACCAGCAACGCCCATTTTAAAATTAATAATAAACACTAAATCTAGTATTATATTTAATATAGATGAAATAATTAAAAAATATAGTGGGGTTTTACTATCCCCAAGAGATCTTAATATACTTGATACCATATTGTAAAAAAATGCAGCAGATGCTCCAGCATATATTACAACTATATATGAATATGCATCATTTATTATATCACTTGGTGAATTCATTAAATGTAGTAATGGTTTAGTAGTAAATACACTTATAAGAGTTATTATAATAGCCATTACAACTGATAAGATAATTGAACTAGCTACAGCTTCTTTTAGCCCTTCATAATCATTTGCACCAAACCTTTGTGAAATCAATACAGAAAAACCAGAAGAAAGACCAGATACAAATCCAATTATTAAAAATGACATAGAACCAGTTGAACCAACAGCTGCAAGTGACTGTACTCCAAGAAATCTTCCTACTATTATAGTGTCTACCATACTATAAAATTGTTGAAATATGTTACCAATTAATAAAGGTATAGAGAATAATAAAATTAATTTTACAGGATTTCCTGTAGTCATATCTTTGGTCATAATGACCTCCTTTCATATTAGTTAAATATATTTTTGTTAATTATGATAGACCTATNNNNNNNNNNNNNNNTAATAAGATAAAGATCTATAAATTTTATNCGACATGATATATATATTAAAATTTTGTATAAAATGATACAYATGTATTAAAAAAATATAATAAAAACAATATNNNNNNNNNNNNNNNNNNNNNNNNNNNNNNNNNNNNNNNNNNNNNNNNNNNNNNNNNNNNNNNNNNNNNNNNNNNNNNNNNNNNNNNNNNNNNATAAAAACAATATTAGCATTATTAAGTATATACTTGATATCATCATTTATCATAATGAAAAAAGCTGTTATACTAGTAAACAGTAGTATAACAACTTTTTAATAATACAAAATAAAAAGCGTCAAAGAAATTAATTAATTTAAATTAAATATAAAATAGATTATTACAAAACATTAATATTATAAAAAYRTATAATTAAAAAATAAAAATTTATTTATAGAAATTATTGTCTCTAAGTATTTGAGCATGTTTACGATTAATTAAAAACTGCTTTAATTCAATCAAGCATAAAAATAAAATAGCTCTATTTTCAAATTCTACTCTATCTTTAGGAAGAGGTTGATTTCTAATATTTAGCATTAATCTATTTAATTCATCAAGAAGTAGATTTCCAGTTTCCGCTTCAAAAGCAGAATAACCTATTTTATGTATAAAGGCAGAAATAATATGAGATTGTGGGGTAGTGGAACTTAATTGTGATGCATAGTTATATAAATTTTCTAGTATATCTCGTTGATTTTTTATAATTTCCATATGGTTTAAGAAAAATCTAGTATCACTTAATAAGCTATTATTAATATTATTATAAGCTTCAAAAATACTACTATCAATAAGTGCATTTAATGTATGTAAATCCTGATTATACATATCTTTATTATTGGGATTTACAATAAAATCTGCAATATCTATAAGTACAGTGCTTACTTCTTCCTGTAGCTTTTTTTGACCTTCATAGATTTTATTTATATTTGTAGGAATATACATATTTATTATAACGCCTATTCCAGCTCCTATTATAAATATTCCAGCTTCATTTAAAATCCATGAAAAAGATATTTCTCCTTGTAGGAAGTAATGAGATGAAATTACTACACACATAGCAATTACATCTTGAATGTCTAATAAGAAGCAAATATATGTAATTATAAATATAAATATTGAAAAAGAAATTAAATGGTAGCCTAAAAAATTAAAACATAAGTAGGAGAAAAGAGTACATAAAATAAATCCATAAATCTTTCCAATCATACCTTTAAGAGTTTCTTTTTTAGTATTCTTAACAGTAAGTAATACTATAACTCCAGCAACCATT
Coding sequences within it:
- a CDS encoding aromatic acid exporter family protein, encoding MNKINLLKIIKLSLGSSLAIFIAWLLNLEYSMVAGVIVLLTVKNTKKETLKGMIGKIYGFILCTLFSYLCFNFLGYHLISFSIFIFIITYICFLLDIQDVIAMCVVISSHYFLQGEISFSWILNEAGIFIIGAGIGVIINMYIPTNINKIYEGQKKLQEEVSTVLIDIADFIVNPNNKDMYNQDLHTLNALIDSSIFEAYNNINNSLLSDTRFFLNHMEIIKNQRDILENLYNYASQLSSTTPQSHIISAFIHKIGYSAFEAETGNLLLDELNRLMLNIRNQPLPKDRVEFENRAILFLCLIELKQFLINRKHAQILRDNNFYK
- a CDS encoding MATE family efflux transporter — its product is MTKDMTTGNPVKLILLFSIPLLIGNIFQQFYSMVDTIIVGRFLGVQSLAAVGSTGSMSFLIIGFVSGLSSGFSVLISQRFGANDYEGLKEAVASSIILSVVMAIIITLISVFTTKPLLHLMNSPSDIINDAYSYIVVIYAGASAAFFYNMVSSILRSLGDSKTPLYFLIISSILNIILDLVFIINFKMGVAGAAYATVISQGTSGFLCLIYTAKKFPILKLNKNHFKSGTKYFKEHLRIGIPMALQFSITAVGIMILQSAINSFGSSVVAAHTAASKVEQLVMQPSVTFGLTMATYCAQNLGAGNIERIKEGVKKCTIINICIGIASGIILILFGXLFISXXXSSENSDVINTAKLYLNTVSFFFIPLSLIFVYRNTLQGMGYTLVPMMAGFYELIARSLISFTLPAFIGYLGICLASPFAWFSATIPLYFTYKKKINLMLTSNTLAECCSDNEX